The following is a genomic window from Sutcliffiella horikoshii.
GGATAGAAATTTCAAAGGGTGGGTTTTCCATATTATTCATCACTTACCTTACCAAACCTGCCCCCACCGCCAGCTTTAAACGCCAACCTTCCGCTTCGAGCAGCCACAATCAGAGACGCGACCTTCTCACCTACGACTTCCACCAATTCTTCGTGACTTGCATCATGGAGGATTCCCATTTCGGTTCCGAACACTCCTCGTAATTTGATCAATGTTTTCGGCCCTACACCAGGTATGAAGTCCAATGGGACCTGATGTATATATGGCGGGCGGTTTCTTAACGGTTCCTGATTATCAGCTAATTCTTCAATCCGATCAGAAACACCTTTAATAAATTTGGTGTGGGCACAACTGTTACAACTATTATCCTCCTGTACGAAAGGAGTAAAGCACTTTTCGCAAACTGTCGTATAGTACTTTCCTAACTGTGGACTCAAGCCGTAATTACTAACCACGCCTCGCCCATCCACTTCCCTCAAGGCTAGACGCAACTCTTCAAAACTTGGTTCCTTCATGTGTATCTTTTGATACTCTCTCGCTATTTTACCAACGGAATGAGCATCAGAATTTGAAAGAAATGTATACCCGCCCAACTCACTTAATCGACTGGCCATAGATGTATCCGCACTTAACCCAAGCTCGATTGCATCAATTAGGTCTGGATCGAATACTTCCGACAAACTCTTTTTCACTCCCTTGCCATACAGACTCTTAAACGGTGTAAAAACATGTGCGGGGATGAGCAAGCCGCCAAGCCGGTTTACCTCACGCTGAATAGCAACCGCATTCTCATACACACGCTGAGTGGACAAGGTGACATTTTTCATACGCTTGCTTAGCCAGTTTGAGAACTCCACCATTTTCTCCACTGTCTTCATATAACAAAGTGCATGTATTAAGCCCTGACAGTTCTCAT
Proteins encoded in this region:
- a CDS encoding endonuclease Q family protein, translating into MQEFFVDLHIHLGRTASGKPVKITASNKLTLEAVLEEARFKKGLDMVGVIDCQVPEVLIGLRNRIAAGELVELEDGGVRMGDITLILGAEIEIYDENCQGLIHALCYMKTVEKMVEFSNWLSKRMKNVTLSTQRVYENAVAIQREVNRLGGLLIPAHVFTPFKSLYGKGVKKSLSEVFDPDLIDAIELGLSADTSMASRLSELGGYTFLSNSDAHSVGKIAREYQKIHMKEPSFEELRLALREVDGRGVVSNYGLSPQLGKYYTTVCEKCFTPFVQEDNSCNSCAHTKFIKGVSDRIEELADNQEPLRNRPPYIHQVPLDFIPGVGPKTLIKLRGVFGTEMGILHDASHEELVEVVGEKVASLIVAARSGRLAFKAGGGGRFGKVSDE